Proteins encoded together in one Neobacillus sp. FSL H8-0543 window:
- a CDS encoding acyl-CoA dehydrogenase, which yields MDFSYSSRVKELQLKLTDFMEQHVYPNERVYEQQVNEGDSRWSSVPPIMEELKEKAKAEGLWNLFLPESEYGAGLTNQEYAPLCEIMGRSMIGPEVFNCSAPDTGNMEVIVRYGTEEHKEKWLKPLLAGEIRSCFSMTEPEVASSDATNIETRIERDGDEYVINGRKWWSSGAGDPRCKIAIVMGKTDFNASRHEQQSMILVPLDTRGVKIERVVPVFGYDHAPHGHAEITYDNVRVPVDNILWGEGKGFAIAQGRLGPGRIHHCMRLIGAAERALELLCKRVQERVAFGKPLSSQGVIREWIADSRIEIEQARLLTLKAAYMMDTVGNKEAKSEIAMIKVVAPNMALKVIDRAIQAFGGAGVSNDFPLAAQWASSRTLRLADGPDEVHRAQIAKLELRKYQ from the coding sequence TTGGATTTTTCATATTCTAGCAGAGTTAAAGAGTTACAGTTGAAGTTAACAGACTTCATGGAACAGCATGTGTACCCAAATGAGCGAGTGTATGAACAACAAGTAAATGAAGGTGATAGTCGTTGGAGTTCCGTTCCCCCGATTATGGAAGAACTAAAGGAAAAAGCAAAAGCAGAAGGGCTCTGGAACTTATTCTTGCCTGAGAGTGAATATGGTGCCGGTTTAACAAACCAAGAATATGCACCACTATGCGAGATTATGGGGCGTTCCATGATTGGACCAGAAGTTTTTAACTGCAGTGCACCTGATACGGGAAACATGGAAGTAATTGTTCGATATGGGACTGAGGAGCATAAGGAAAAATGGTTAAAACCATTATTAGCAGGCGAAATTCGTTCATGTTTTTCAATGACTGAACCTGAAGTAGCCTCTTCCGATGCTACGAATATCGAAACAAGGATAGAAAGAGATGGCGATGAGTACGTCATTAATGGTCGGAAATGGTGGTCATCGGGTGCTGGTGATCCGCGCTGTAAAATTGCAATTGTGATGGGGAAGACGGATTTCAATGCCAGTCGCCATGAGCAACAATCAATGATTCTCGTACCACTTGATACGCGAGGGGTAAAAATTGAACGGGTAGTGCCGGTTTTTGGTTATGATCATGCCCCGCATGGTCATGCGGAAATTACCTACGATAATGTTCGTGTACCTGTGGATAATATCCTTTGGGGAGAAGGAAAAGGTTTTGCTATTGCCCAAGGCAGACTGGGACCAGGAAGAATCCATCATTGTATGAGATTAATCGGAGCCGCAGAAAGGGCGCTTGAACTTTTATGTAAGCGTGTACAAGAAAGGGTGGCCTTTGGTAAACCTCTTTCAAGTCAAGGGGTTATTCGTGAATGGATTGCAGATTCCAGAATTGAAATTGAGCAGGCAAGACTGCTCACATTAAAAGCCGCTTATATGATGGATACGGTTGGGAATAAAGAGGCAAAATCAGAGATTGCGATGATTAAAGTAGTTGCGCCAAATATGGCATTAAAGGTTATTGATCGTGCCATTCAAGCATTTGGCGGGGCAGGTGTATCAAATGATTTTCCACTGGCAGCACAGTGGGCGAGTTCCAGAACCTTGAGATTGGCGGATGGCCCTGATGAAGTCCATCGTGCCCAAATTGCCAAGCTAGAATTAAGAAAGTATCAATAA